The Gemmatimonas aurantiaca T-27 DNA segment CGCAGTAGCCACGAATCCGCTCGGTGAGCCCTGCGGCCTCGGCCGCCCGCACGACGCGCTCCACAGCCTCTTCCGCGGGCTCCAGCGCCGTCACGGCAGCGCCTCGCGCGGCCAGATAGAGAGCGGCCCCTTCACGCTCCGCGCCCGCCACCAGCACATGGCGATCACCAGAATCCGCCAAGGCCCGGACAAACGCCGCGTTCGGATCGATACCCCAATGTTCGGGACGCTGGTATTCGGCCAGTATCTTGAGCCGGCGTCGCTTCCACGTCGCGTACGTCGGGAGCCGCAGGCGTCGCGCAATGATGCGATCGACTTCCTGCCAGACGAGAATCTCCGTCAAAGCGATCTGGTCAGCCCGGCGCAATGCCTCGACTGCCTCGTCGCCGATCTTCAGGAGCGAGCCACGCGACACCGAGTCCTTGTAGTCCTCGATTTCCCGCTCGACGTACAGCTCGTACTCGTACTTGAGGGACCGGGGCGAACTGATGGGGGTACCCCTGTGGGCTGTGGAAGAATGTGGATAACTTACCGCTTATCCCCGTTTGCGCAACCCCCATTTTTGTGATCCTGCGCCATTTAAGTGGCTATCAGGAAACTGCTTGGACCAAGGCCCAGCCATGCCGGAACTGCCCGAGGTGGAATATGCGGCATCTCAACTTCGTGATCGGGTTCTGGGGCAAACCGTGCAGGCTGTACGGGTCACCCATGCCGCACAGGCGCGCCACCTTCCGTCCACCGACCAGCAGGCCATCGTCGGCCTGACGCTCGACCGGGTGGAGCGTCGGGCCAAGGTCCAGCTCCTGCACTTCGGCAGCGGTGTTCTGGAGGTGCACTTCCGGATGACTGGCGACTGGGTGTTCTCCCGGGTCACCGATCCGGTGCCACCGTTCGAACGGTTGGCCCTCGAAACCGATGCGGGGCTGCGCGTCAGTCTCGTCGACCCGCGCGCGCTCAGTGTGGTGCGCTGGCACGCTGCCGGTTCCTACCGCGGTCTCGAGGTGGGACCCGAGCCGTTGTCCGACGCGTTTTCCGTCGACGTCTTTCGGCACGCGCTCACACGACGGCGTGGTCCCATCAAGCCGGTGTTGCTCGATCAGCGGGTGGTTGCCGGCATCGGCAACATCTATGCGTCGGAAGCACTCTGGGAAGCGGGGATCGCTCCCACGGCCATCGCGAACACCATCACGAAGCCCCGACTGACGCGTCTGCGTGACGCCATCCGTGTCGTCCTCGAGACGGCGCCCGA contains these protein-coding regions:
- the mutM gene encoding bifunctional DNA-formamidopyrimidine glycosylase/DNA-(apurinic or apyrimidinic site) lyase, which produces MPELPEVEYAASQLRDRVLGQTVQAVRVTHAAQARHLPSTDQQAIVGLTLDRVERRAKVQLLHFGSGVLEVHFRMTGDWVFSRVTDPVPPFERLALETDAGLRVSLVDPRALSVVRWHAAGSYRGLEVGPEPLSDAFSVDVFRHALTRRRGPIKPVLLDQRVVAGIGNIYASEALWEAGIAPTAIANTITKPRLTRLRDAIRVVLETAPDARYFERDTPDEQERDRRWRVYGRDGRPCRRCGSAIRRLVQAGRSTYYCAVCQRR
- a CDS encoding SAM-dependent methyltransferase, translating into MSRGSLLKIGDEAVEALRRADQIALTEILVWQEVDRIIARRLRLPTYATWKRRRLKILAEYQRPEHWGIDPNAAFVRALADSGDRHVLVAGAEREGAALYLAARGAAVTALEPAEEAVERVVRAAEAAGLTERIRGYCADLGAWAPDVELHAVVCSPSAFAGLDAQDRARVIEVLQSATADGGVHLVETIAAGNDSMQATPRIEELASRYHGWTISVERSTGLHQTFMARKEAAVA